A region from the Leptospira neocaledonica genome encodes:
- a CDS encoding polyprenyl synthetase family protein: MKSKGLKDLLVRKFDKKLKDIIDEDLRILAEIKEYTIRSGGKRIRPILHYCLCKILGYKGDKYSDVGAIAELIHAASLLHDDVVDEAQTRRGMPSVPSKFGNKTSILAGDYLLACGIDHLNSLGSPDLMDLFTTVIKDLSVSELIQMEWEKNPKITLDIYNKVVYGKTASLFGAVSEAAGILADIPKKTRKKLHEFGIRLGSLFQKQDDAIDYFQAGDQTGKIPLKDFRNGLYTYPILKLLEIADKNDKKLAHSLFAKEERNSDDDLVILSLLNRYNIRKSLNEEFVSDVEGLLSFLKSYPESDEGNLVKEQFRKLMEV; the protein is encoded by the coding sequence GTGAAATCAAAAGGATTGAAGGATCTCTTAGTCCGCAAGTTCGATAAAAAACTAAAAGATATCATAGACGAAGATCTGCGTATTTTGGCCGAGATCAAAGAATATACGATTCGGTCCGGTGGAAAGAGGATACGTCCCATTCTACATTATTGTCTTTGTAAGATCCTCGGTTATAAGGGAGATAAATACTCCGACGTAGGTGCGATCGCTGAGCTGATCCACGCTGCTAGCCTTCTTCATGACGATGTGGTGGATGAGGCCCAAACCAGAAGAGGGATGCCAAGTGTTCCTTCCAAATTCGGGAATAAAACTTCTATCCTGGCCGGAGATTATCTTCTCGCCTGCGGGATAGATCATCTAAACAGTTTAGGTTCTCCGGATTTGATGGATCTATTCACGACGGTGATCAAGGATCTTTCCGTTAGCGAGCTCATTCAGATGGAATGGGAAAAAAATCCCAAAATTACATTAGATATTTATAATAAAGTCGTCTACGGGAAAACTGCGTCCTTATTCGGAGCAGTTTCGGAAGCTGCGGGGATATTGGCAGATATTCCCAAAAAGACCAGAAAAAAACTCCATGAGTTCGGGATCCGCTTAGGATCTTTATTCCAAAAGCAGGATGATGCAATCGATTATTTCCAGGCCGGAGACCAAACCGGAAAAATCCCTCTAAAAGATTTTCGTAATGGTTTATATACGTATCCGATCTTGAAACTATTGGAGATTGCGGACAAGAACGACAAAAAACTGGCTCATTCTTTATTCGCTAAGGAAGAAAGAAATTCGGATGACGATCTAGTCATTCTTTCCTTATTAAATCGATACAATATTCGAAAAAGTCTAAACGAAGAATTTGTATCGGATGTGGAAGGCTTGTTGAGCTTCTTAAAATCTTATCCCGAGTCCGACGAAGGTAACCTCGTCAAAGAACAATTCCGTAAATTGATGGAAGTGTGA
- a CDS encoding transglutaminase-like domain-containing protein yields the protein MQSSDSSFGTVPFPPDKIEDKFYQLEFSSLQDKSRIIKEIASMIPWQVRVQDIADELKDPTLRVFARSVSAAVHSERISYRYSILAEKGHPNHYDDLEEGVFLLSSVIDSDLSYLEFRTYLDKIAIRVEELVDLNEDLASDEVKVHFLTRVLSQEEGFGGNHDQYEDPNNSYLHKVFSSKKGIPISLSVIYLLVAHRLQLPLYGVNMPLHFLLHFESSEFQTYIDSYHGGVMLDRSTCIRFLKANGFQAHERYFTHASSLTILKRMFRNLIHIYRKKEDRDMEKILSRHLLALDNKWKP from the coding sequence ATGCAATCCTCCGATTCTTCCTTCGGCACAGTTCCTTTTCCTCCGGACAAGATCGAGGACAAGTTTTATCAGCTGGAGTTTTCATCTCTACAAGATAAATCTAGAATCATAAAAGAGATCGCTAGCATGATCCCTTGGCAAGTTAGAGTTCAGGATATTGCAGATGAACTCAAAGATCCTACTTTAAGAGTGTTTGCACGTTCGGTAAGCGCTGCGGTTCATTCTGAAAGGATCAGTTATCGTTATTCTATCTTAGCGGAAAAGGGTCATCCAAATCATTATGATGATCTTGAGGAAGGTGTGTTCCTTCTTTCTTCCGTTATTGATTCAGATCTTTCTTATTTGGAATTCAGAACTTACTTGGATAAGATCGCGATTCGAGTCGAAGAGTTAGTAGACCTGAACGAAGACCTTGCTTCCGACGAAGTTAAGGTGCATTTTTTAACGAGAGTTCTCTCACAGGAAGAAGGTTTTGGCGGAAACCACGACCAATACGAGGATCCTAACAATTCTTATCTGCACAAGGTATTCTCATCTAAAAAAGGAATTCCGATTTCTCTTTCCGTAATCTATCTATTAGTAGCGCATAGATTACAGCTTCCCTTATATGGGGTCAATATGCCTCTGCATTTTCTCTTACATTTCGAATCTTCCGAATTCCAGACATATATTGATTCTTATCATGGCGGTGTAATGTTAGATCGTTCCACCTGCATTCGTTTTCTAAAAGCGAACGGATTCCAGGCTCACGAAAGATATTTCACTCATGCAAGTAGTTTGACAATTCTCAAAAGAATGTTCCGCAACCTCATCCATATCTACCGCAAAAAAGAGGACAGGGATATGGAAAAGATCCTTTCCCGTCATCTTCTCGCCCTGGACAATAAGTGGAAACCTTGA
- a CDS encoding transketolase, translated as MEDTKEIKIFANNIRKNVIKMVTAAKSGHPGGPLGLADIYAVLYKKVLNHKPSDPDWEDRDRLILSNGHVCAVRYAAMAQAGFFPESELLTFRNINSKLQGHPSTRYLKGIESSSGSLGQGLSVSVGIALGARLSKKDYKVYACISDGECGEGMTWEAAQSAAHYKTDNLIAFMDKNGIQIDGFTKDVMNLEPLNKKFAAFGWNVLEADGHNIESIISAFEKAKSHKGSPTIILFETVLGKGVSFMENNPGWHGTPPNAEQEKKALEELEQVIA; from the coding sequence ATGGAAGACACCAAAGAAATCAAAATATTCGCTAATAATATCCGCAAAAACGTGATCAAAATGGTTACTGCGGCAAAATCCGGTCACCCGGGTGGTCCTCTGGGGTTAGCGGATATTTACGCCGTATTATACAAAAAGGTCTTAAACCATAAACCTTCCGATCCGGATTGGGAAGATAGAGACAGATTGATCCTTTCTAACGGCCACGTATGCGCAGTACGTTATGCTGCTATGGCCCAAGCCGGATTTTTCCCCGAGTCCGAACTTCTCACCTTTAGGAACATAAACTCCAAATTACAGGGACATCCTTCTACCCGTTATTTAAAAGGGATCGAAAGTTCTTCCGGATCCTTGGGACAGGGACTTTCTGTTTCTGTTGGGATCGCTTTAGGAGCAAGACTTTCTAAAAAAGACTACAAAGTATATGCATGTATTTCTGACGGAGAATGTGGAGAAGGTATGACCTGGGAAGCGGCTCAATCCGCTGCTCATTATAAAACCGATAACTTGATTGCGTTTATGGATAAAAATGGGATTCAGATCGACGGATTCACCAAAGACGTAATGAATCTGGAACCTCTAAACAAAAAGTTTGCTGCATTCGGATGGAATGTATTAGAAGCGGATGGTCATAATATTGAGTCCATTATTTCCGCTTTCGAAAAAGCAAAATCTCATAAAGGTTCTCCTACAATTATTCTTTTCGAGACCGTACTCGGAAAAGGTGTCTCCTTCATGGAAAATAATCCAGGTTGGCATGGAACTCCTCCGAATGCGGAACAAGAAAAGAAAGCATTGGAAGAATTAGAACAAGTAATCGCTTAA
- a CDS encoding toxin-antitoxin system, antitoxin component encodes MRDEYDFSKGKRGTYSRDLKNLHFPIYLDPKLEEYYKKIALKKNEDLSTIINAILKKEMELNDSLI; translated from the coding sequence ATGAGAGACGAATACGATTTTTCAAAAGGCAAACGCGGAACTTATTCCCGCGATCTGAAAAACCTTCACTTTCCAATCTATTTGGATCCAAAGTTGGAAGAGTATTATAAAAAAATTGCTCTAAAAAAGAATGAAGATCTAAGCACAATTATTAATGCTATTCTGAAGAAAGAGATGGAACTCAACGATTCTTTAATTTAA
- a CDS encoding BrnT family toxin gives MRFEWDIEKEKINIQKHNISFTEASLVFADPRAIYMSDPDHSVGEIREIALGKIMNITIAVVIFVDRSKNEEETIRIVSARKATKFEENQYYSNDIK, from the coding sequence ATGCGTTTTGAATGGGACATTGAAAAGGAAAAGATCAATATTCAAAAACATAATATTTCATTTACAGAAGCTTCTCTCGTTTTTGCTGATCCGCGGGCAATATATATGTCAGACCCAGATCATTCAGTTGGAGAAATAAGAGAAATTGCTTTGGGAAAAATAATGAATATTACGATTGCAGTAGTTATTTTTGTTGATAGATCTAAAAATGAAGAGGAAACTATTCGAATAGTATCTGCCAGAAAGGCGACCAAATTCGAGGAAAACCAATATTACTCGAACGATATTAAATGA